In Candidatus Eremiobacteraceae bacterium, the sequence GCGTGTTGGGAGAGCGCACCCGACATCGTGCCGATCTCTCGATACTGATCGATGCCGAGCCGCGGAGCCGTGCCGGCTGGAGCCTCTGCTTCCGCGCGGTCCCATAGTCGCGCAAGGCAATGCTGCAGCACGGGCAGCTGATCGATCTCGCTCCCGGCATCGTTCAATAGAAGCTCAACGAGCGTCGGATCGATCGTTGCGCCGACTTTCTCGACCGGTTTGCGGATGACGTCCTCGCGCTGGTCGCGCGTCAACGACGGCACGAGGAACTGCGCGGCGCTCACCGCTTCGGGCAACCCGTGGAACTGCGAGCAATCGCCGATGAAGTCGGAGCGCATGGTGATGAGAACGTAGACCGAGCTTGAGCGGCTGCGCGTCGCTTCAAGGAGCAACTGCACGAAATTCGTCGCCTGGTCGCGCCACAGCGCATCGGCGGCGCCGTCGTGCGTGGAAGTGGCGGCATATCGGAACAGCTCTTCGAATTGGTCGACGACGAGCAGGACCGAAGCGCCCGCGAGACTGGGAATGTCGTCGAGCGCTTTCGTGAGTCCGAAACTCGAACGCTTCAGCGCAAACTCAGTCCGGTCGCGGCGGATCTCGTAGTCTTCGGCGCTCGTTTGCGCCAATTCTGCGACTGCTCCGGCGAGCGCGTTCAGCGGCGCGTCTCCAGGATGAAACGTCACGAACCGCCACATGCGGCCGCCTGAGCCTGCGCTTTCCTCTTCTATCACCGGCAACAGGCCGGCGCGGACCAGCGATGACTTGCCGCTGCCGGAACTGCCGACGACGGCTATGAATCGGCTGTGCTCGAGCAGCCGGTAGAGCGAGAAGACCTGATCTTCGCGTCCGAAGAAAAAGTCGCGATCCTCGATCCCGAACGGGCGCAGACCCGGAAACGGCCGCATCGAGTTATGCCGCGCCCTTCGGCGCTTGCGTGGCGCGGATCAAGGGGTCGAGCGCTTCCGGCAGCGGCTTCTCATAAGCCGTCAGGTCGACGACCACGTCGATCTCGTTGCGCGGCGGCAGCTGGACGAGCAGATCTTTTCGTTCACCCGGCGGCGGGCCCGCGACAAGGCCGCGCACGGCAAAGCGCTTGTCGCGCCCGAGGTCGCGCCAATTCTTCAATTCGCGAGATTGACTCTTCACCCACACTTCCGCCGCCTTCGCCCAGCACAAGATGACGGCGTCGCATTCGGCTAATTCCTTGCGATGGAGCGCGGCGAGCTCTGCGGGGTCGCCCTCGAATGCCGGAAACACCGGCTGAATCCCGCGAGCTTCGAGCGCTCGTGCGATCTCGACGGCGTACTGCGTATCCTCCGGCCGATGATAGAGGTAGACGCGTGCGTTTGCGTCGATGACGTCGATCTCAGGAACCGGCGGAACGTTTTTGTCCAGGTGCTGGATCACGAACTGCGCGAACGCGCTCAGTTCGCTGCCGTCTACGGTATCGCTATCGCGTTTTTGGTCGAACTTCTCTAGGATCGTGAACGGATCACGAGCTTCCGCCGCGGCGGTCTGCGCATGATCGTCAACGAGTATCCGCGGCGCCCAGATGATCCGGCGGGCGCCTCCGCCCGCTGCAAGCTTGAGCTGAAGCGGAACGATCGGCTCGCAATCCTCCGGCGCCCAACCGGGTTTCGCGCCCAACAGGTGGATGGAAAGCTCCGCGCCTTCAAGAGCCGTCCGGACAAAGTCGGGCGCGCGACCGTCGGACGGTATCTCGCTTTCCGGCGCCGGCGCGACGATGTATCCACGCTGCCGCAGCTCGTCGACGAGCCGCGCATAGGCGGCGCGCATGTCGGCTGCCGGCTTTGCGAGATAGATCTTGCGCCCGCTCGATGGAACCGGCGTCCAAACCGGCCCGGTCGGACCTGATGCCGGCGGCGGCACGTTCGCGCGTTCGCACGCGCGGCGCCAGATATCTTCTGCGAGTTCCTGCGTGCGTTCGTGGAACTCTTCGCGCGCTTTGCCGCGAACGAAATACTCCCGGAATCGATTTGGATTGTCTTCGTCGGGCGCGTAGAAGAGATAGCCTTCTTGGCCCTGAAGCAGCGGCGGCCGCGCGGCGGGTTCGATATGATTCTTGCCCGCGACGATGATCCGCCCTTTGACGCCTGCTTCGCCCTCAGCGCCCCAGCGTTGGTTGAAGAGGTCAAGTTCCCTCAGGCAAAATTCGCGATGGACCCAATTGTTGGAGAGGACGACGAGAAGCAGATCGGAATCTCGAATGCCCTTGTCGATGATCGGGTCGAACTGTTCGCTGCGCGCGATCGCGCGTTTGTCGCGCCAGATGACCGGGGTCGGCTCGCCGAAGCACGTGAAGTGAAACTCCAAATGCTTGATAAGGGTCGTGACAAAGCCCTTGCCTTCACCGTCTAAGGGCGGCAAGTCATCGTTTCGCGCGTATGACACGAAGATTTGGAACGGCATCATCTACCCAAGGCTGACCAGGTAGCCAACCGAGAGATTCCCTCGCATTCGGCAGAGTCCTGGGCTGCCGTCGCTCGCGTCACGTGTGCACGAAAGACAGCGGGCGCTCGCGGTGCAAGATCAGCCATGCCGCGTGTTCGGAGAGAGCTTCGTGCCCCAGCTGTTCCAAGACTTTGCTCGGATCGCTATGCTGATCGCGCAGACGCCGCTTCGCCGCGTCGAACACCGTGAACATGTGCTGGTATCGCCGCGCGTTTTCGGTGAAGCCGCGCTGCTGCGCATAGAACCGGATGATGAGCGCGAGCATGCTCCCGAGCGCGAGCGGCATCGTCTCCCAATAAGCCAGAGCGCCCGGCGAAGACGCGGGCAGAGCGAAATTCGCGGAGACGATGTGATGCGACAGCATCCAGCCGACGATGAATGCGAGCGCAGAGACGGCAAAGCCGCCGGCGGCTGCCGCGACGGTCGCTCGCTCGGTTCGGTGCAGGTTCGCTTCTTCGCGCTTCCCAGCGGCTTCGTAGTATTCGACTTGGCCGTCGACCCAGCGCACGCTGGCCGGATGAGACGGTGAGTCGCCGGCTTGGGCGGCGCCGATGCCGGTGATCAAGTAGGCGGTCCGAAGCGCTAGACGGATCCACGCAAGTTCGCTCTGCTGCATCTGCAGATACGAGGCTTCCACGAGGCGATTGCGCAGACCGGCGCAGCACCACGCGTACTGAACGCGCAGGGCCTCCGCGATCGCCCGATAGTCCTGATAGCGGTTCTCGTAGTCGCTCCGCTTCGCGACCGCGAACACGATGAACGCGATCGCAAGAAAACCCACTCGTGCGGCGATACCGGCCCAACTCGGGATATGAAACGATCCATCCGTCGGCAGCACCAATTGCGCTGCACCGGCCAATGCCGCTGCGATATACAGTCCGCGCAGCGAGCGAAGGGTCAAGTGTTGCTGCCGATTGGACGCCGCGTCCACGCGATCGCTCAGAGCGGCTAGCCGATTCGGCTCCGCCGAGACCGGCTCGCGCGAAAGGTCGCGGTTGAAGCGCTCGACGTGTGCGATGGCGTCTTCGAATTCTTGCTCCCCAGCCCGGAGAGCAGTAGTGCGCGTGCGCGCTTTCCAGCCTTGACGCTCGGGGTAGATCTCGCGAGTGGAAAGGTTTTCGCTAGGCGGCGTCTGACCGCGGCGCGGCGTCACGATCTGGAAGACGGGGCCGACGTCGGGGACGTACGCGACGAGCGCGTCGCCGACCCTGCTCGGCACGCCGCCCTTTCGAAGCTCGACGACTTGCGCCGTTCCGCCGGGGCCGCGCGCCTCCAAGCCATCCCAAAACGCTACCAGCACGTGACAGTAGTAGGCGATGAAGTCGGCGACGTCGACGTAGCCGCCTTCGCGTCGCGACGAAGTTCCGACGACCGCGACCTCCGCGCAACGCGGCAGCACGCGCCGGAAACGCTCGAGCTCGTCGGGTGAGAAATCTTTCTCGTATTCCGATTGCGGCATCGGCAGACAGGCGAAGACCGCGATACCGCGTCGCTGCGCTTCCTCTGCCGCGAGAATGTCGGCGCCCGCCGCGAGTCCCGATAACACGAGCAGCTGCATCGAAGGAAACCGCTGCTGCAGTCGTTCGAGCACATCCCCGAATCGCGCGCGCAACGGTTCCTCGGCCTCCGCTGGAAGATCGCGGTGTCCGGTCACGCCGACGACAAGCGGAAGCAGTTCAAACTGCAAGCTCACGATCTTGAAATTCGGTGTGCGGTCATCCGAACCCCGTGCGGCGCCGCGCCTCGCAAGATGAGCGGGCGGCGCGATGCCCGAAGCCCGGCGTCAAATGGACTCGCATCTCGACAAGCTCATCGACGGCGCCGGCCCGAAGAAGCTGCTCTCGATCGACGGCGGCGGAATTCGCGGCTTGATCGCGATCGAATTCCTCAGCCGCATTGAAGCCATTCTGCGCGACAGATCAGGCCGCTCCGACTTGGTGCTGGGCGACTATTTCGACTACGTCGGCGGCACAAGCACTGGGGCGATCGTCGCCACCTTGATCTCAATGGGGTTCGCGACGAAGGAGATCCGCGAATTCTACGTGACCGGCGCGCACACGATGTTCGATCCGTCGAATGTTTTTCTGCGGCTCGAACGCAAAGTCTCCCCAAACTCGATCTGGGCAAAACTGTTGAATTCGATCGGAATGCTGACGTCGTCTGCGATGTACACGCAGAAAGCGCTTGCGGCGAAGATCAAGTCGGTCATCGGCACCGACGGAGACGTCGAAGCCACGCTCGGGACCAGCAAGCTTCGTACGTTACTGCTCATCGTCATGCGCAACGCATCATCCGACTCTCCCTGGCCGATCTCGAACAACCCGCGGGCGAAGTTCAATCGCCGCGGGCTGCCGGACTGCAACTTAGACTTGCCGCTCTGGCAACTCGTCCGAGCGAGCACGGCGGCGCCCGTCTTCTTCCCGCCCGAAGTGATCAATATCGGCGATCAGCAGTTCGTCTTCGTGGATGGCGCCGTGACCGTCTACCACAATCCGGCGTTTCTGCTCTTTCTCATGGCGACGCTGCCCCCTTACGAGTTGCAGTGGCCGACGGGTGAAGATAAGCTGCTCCTCGTTTCAGTCGGTACCGGGTTGAGCGAAAACGTGAACTTGCGGCTGCGCGCGCAGGAGATGAATCTGCTCTACAATGTGCAGTCTCTTCCCGCTGCGCTGATCCACGCCGCGACCGTGGAACAAGACTTGCTGTGCCGCGTCTTCGGCAAGACGAGAGCCGGCGACGCGCTCGACGCCGAGGTCGGCGATCTCGTCGGCAATCGGGCGCCGCTTTCCGAAAAGCTCTTCACATATGCGCGCTACAATGTCGACCTCTCGCGGCAAGGTTTGGATAGGCTAGGGTTGAACGCCATCGACGAGAAAGCGGTTCAGCCGTTTGACATCGAGCATCTCGACGACTTGCAGACCGTGGGTAAGACGGCGGCTCGTCGTTGTGTTTCGCCCGAAGATTTCGCGGGATTCGCGTAGGGCAGGCATCGCTTGCCCATCGTTGTAGGGCAAGCACCGCTTGCCGCGGGAGGGTGCGCGTTATGCCACTGAAGGCTTTTGCATTTGTTACCGCCTGCAGCCTGATCGCCTCGCTCGCTGTGGGTCCAGCGGGAGCGCAAGGTTCGTCACAAACGCTCTCCCCATCGATCTGCGGCACCGGCGACCTTGCCGGGGTCGTCGCGATCTACGACTTCGACTCGCCGACATACAGAAGCGCGCCCACGTCCGTACCCGCCGGCGTGAAGTCGTACCTCGCGCAGCTTCTCACCGGGCGTCTTCAGGCATGCGCGGAACACGCCGGACCCGCCGCCGCGACCGCGTGCTCCCCGGCTCCTCGCGAGTCCGACCCTCACGCGCTGTGGGAGCAATTGAAGTTCTGCGAAGGCGTGCTCGGTCTCACGCCGCTTTCAAAATCGGGCGTGCCGCTCGTCTCGGCGCAGGAGCCGACATTCTATGTCGTCCTCGGCGTCGGTGCGGGCCCGGGCGGACCACCGGGGGGTCAATCGTCAGGGGGCGGCGGCAAGGGCGGCGGCGGCGGCGGCGCCACAGGCAGCACGTCAACTGGATCCAGCGTGGATAACCCGGCATACTTCTTGCTCTTCCTCGTCGCGCAGCGGCTCGAGCGCGACATCTGCGCTCGAAGCGGCGTCTCGATGGCGGACTGCGACGCGCAGCATCCGGTCGCTGTCTTGCCCGAATCGACGTGGAATCTCGAGGATCTGCGGACGCAGTGCGCCGATGACCCGTATGTGGCGAACGACCCGGCTAATCCGTACGGCGGCCCGGGCAATCGGTCGCCGGCAGGACATGGCACGCTCGGCGCGATCGTCCTCAATGGTTCGACCGTCACGGCCGACGGCACGTTCGCGGTGTTCACCGTCTACGGCAGCAGCGAAGCGAACTATTCCGCACAAGCTGTGGAGTGCAGTTCCGGCTCGGCGCCATTCCTCTCGACAGTTTGGTCCGACAACATCTCCAACGGCAATAAGACGACGGCGTTGTCGTTCTTCCCGATCGCGCTCGCCGGCACTCTGATAGCAGCGCACTCAGCCGCCAAAGAGGCATCGCTGCCCGCGCCAAATCCGTCTTCTTCTCCGAGCGTGCTCAGCACGTACATCAACTATCAAACAGATGTGGCGCTCGGAACATTTGCAGCCAACACAAGCTCGCTGGCCCTCGGCAATCCGTCCTCCGGACTCACCTTCCGTCACACGTTCGAAGCCTGGTCGACCTCGCTGGCTCATGGGCTTGACGCGTTCTGTAAGGTGAACTCAGCGCAGAATATCTGCAAGGCCTTGAAGCTGCCGACGTCACCCTAGCGGCTAGCTCGGCTGCGAGCCACGTCGCGATAAACGGGCACTTCCCCGATTGCCGCATCCGCAGAGTGGGAATATGTCCGTGAGATGAAAGACGATCTGGTTGCACCGCCCGGCGAAGTGCCGAGGGCCGCGCCCGCATTACGCAGAGCGCTGGTGCTTTTCAACGACAGGGCACGGCGGGTAGCGCCAAATGTGACGCGGATGCTCGATGCGATCGAGCGCCGCGGCTTCGAAATCGTTCGTCCGGCGGCTCCTTCGCGATCCGCGCTTGCCGAGGCCATCCGCGCCCGGCAGCACGACGTGGATTTCGTCATAGCCGGCGGCGGCGATGGGACGCTCAACGCAGTGCTCCAGGGATTGGTTGGCACCGGCCTGCCTCTCGGTCTGCTGCCGCTCGGCACGGCCAACGATCTCGCGCGGACGCTGAAGATCCCGAGCGACCTCGACGGCGCGTGCGACGTCATCGCGGCGGGGCATCAGGTTCGAATCGACGTTGGGCGGGTCAACGGCGTGTACTACTTCAACGAGGCGAGCATCGGATTGAGCGCGACGCTGTGCCGGCAGATCACAAGCGAGGAGAAAAAGCGCTTCGGCATCCTCGCGCTTCTCTACAACGCTGTGCGGCTTCTGATCAAGATGAGGCGCTTTCGTGCGTTGGTTCGCATGGATGGCGGAGATGAATTTGCGCTGCGGACCGCCCAGCTCACAGTCGGAAATAGCCAGAATTTCGGCGGCTTCATCGCCACTGACGACGGCGCCATCGACGACCGACTTCTCGACCTTTACAGCGTCGGCTTCGAGAACGGTTGGAGCTACTTCGATGCGATGATCACCCTGCTGCGGCGGAAATACGACGAGGCCCGCAGCGTGAGAACGCTGCATGGAAGGCGTTTCGAAATCCGCACCGGCAAGCCTAAGCGCATCGAAGCCGACGGAGAACTCGTGACGCAAACGCCCGCCGTGTTCGAAATCGTTCCGCATGCGATTTCCGTCTTCGTGCCCGCGCCGGTCGTCGAGGCTCCCTCTCCGTGAAGTTGCGCAACCCGCGCCAGTTGATGCGCCCGTTTCGTTTTGTCGCCGGGGTGAGCAGCATCTCGCTGCAGGAGCTCGCAGACGAGGGCATTCGGGGCATCGTGATCGACCTCGATAATACGCTCGTCGGCTGGAAGCTGCTCGAGCCGACGCCCGAAGTCGCCGCGTGGGTCCGCGCGGCCCTCGACCGCGGCTTTGCAGTCGCCATCGTCTCCAACAACGTTCGCGCGTGGGTCAAATCCGTTGCGACGCGGCTCGGGATCGTCACGTTTGTGCACACGGCGTTGAAACCGCTCCCGTTCGGGGTCATCCAAGCGGTCAAGCAACTGCGCGTCCGGCGATCGGAGACTGTGGTGGTCGGGGATCAGCTTTTTGCCGACGTGCTCGCGGCGAAACTGCTGGGTATCCGGGCGATTCTCACAGAACCGATCGTGAAGCGTGAGCACCGAGCGATGTCGCTCATCCGCGCGTTCGAGCGTTTCATCCTCGCGAGCTCGACGAAGAAATCGCCGTGATTCGCGCCCTCATATGGCTGGCCGCGGTCATCGCGCTCTTGACCGCGGCATGGCTGACCTATAGATACTTCTTCGGAGATACAACACGACTGACCGAAGTGCCGCCGCTCATCCCGAACAATACGCGCAGCAGCATTCTAAGGAGCGTTCGACCCGCTCACGTGATCGTAATAGTCGAGGAGAACAAATCGAACGGCACGATCATCGGGAATGCAAAAGCGCCGTACCTGAACCAGCTAGCGCGCGCGAGCGCGCTTTTTGTGAATGCGACCGGCGTAGCGCATCCGAGCCAACCCAATTATCTCGCCCTCTTCGCCGGGCAGACGAACTCCGATGCAGACAGCTGCCCAGAGAAGACCGTGCCCTCGAGCGCACCCAGTCTTGGCGGCGCGCTGATGAGATCCAGGCTCACATTTTCTGGTTACGCGGAAGCACTTCCCAGAACCGGATTCACCGGGTGCAGCGGCGGCGATCGAAACGACGAATATGCTCGAAAGCACGCACCGTGGGTGAACTTCGCGGATGTTCCTCCTTCGTCGAATATTCCGCTTAGCAGCCTCCCGTCTCTCGACAAGCTTCCGACGGTGTGTTTCATCATCCCCGATCTCGAAAACGACATGCACTCCGGAAGCATTGAGAAGGCGGACGCATGGCTGCGCCGGCATGTGGAACCGATCGTCACATGGGCCAATGCTCACAATTCGCTCGTTATCGTGGCTTGGGATGAGAGCGATACGACCTACGGCAACAGCGTGCCGCTCATCATCGCCGGAGCCAGGGTGAAGCCGGGCACGTACTCCGAGCGCGTGGACCACTACCGGGTTCTTCGCACGATCGAGGAGCTGTACGGACTACCATACTTAGGGTATTCCGCGAACGTGGCGCCGATCGACGATATCTGGAAGGTGGTCCAAGCGCGGACGCGGCGGGCATCGTAGTGCGTGCCGCGCCTTAGGACGCCTTCTCGACGAGCTTCTCGTCGACAGTCTCGTCCCGCCGACGTCTGAAGAGAAGCGCGTCGAGACTTGCATATTCGCCCGTCCGGCCTGCTAGCAAGAGAGCGCAGCACACGAACAACAAAGCTTCAATCGATTCGATCCCGAGATAGACCTGATATTTTCCCTGCGCGAAGAAGTAGTTTGCCGATAGGAACATCCCGCCGATGGCGCCGGCACGCGTCAACAAGCCGAGTGTGAGCGATATTCCGACCAGGGTCTCGCCGTATGCAATGAGCAGCCCAAATAGCTGCTGGTGCGGCAGAACGACGTTCGCGATGAAATCGTGCATCGGGCCATGGATCGAGCCGGCGCTGAACTTCGCGGCCTCGTAGAACTCGCCGTTCGGCGCGGCCCAATTGGGCTCTAACTTCGACGATCCGTACGCAAGCCATAACGCGCC encodes:
- a CDS encoding toll/interleukin-1 receptor domain-containing protein, which produces MPFQIFVSYARNDDLPPLDGEGKGFVTTLIKHLEFHFTCFGEPTPVIWRDKRAIARSEQFDPIIDKGIRDSDLLLVVLSNNWVHREFCLRELDLFNQRWGAEGEAGVKGRIIVAGKNHIEPAARPPLLQGQEGYLFYAPDEDNPNRFREYFVRGKAREEFHERTQELAEDIWRRACERANVPPPASGPTGPVWTPVPSSGRKIYLAKPAADMRAAYARLVDELRQRGYIVAPAPESEIPSDGRAPDFVRTALEGAELSIHLLGAKPGWAPEDCEPIVPLQLKLAAGGGARRIIWAPRILVDDHAQTAAAEARDPFTILEKFDQKRDSDTVDGSELSAFAQFVIQHLDKNVPPVPEIDVIDANARVYLYHRPEDTQYAVEIARALEARGIQPVFPAFEGDPAELAALHRKELAECDAVILCWAKAAEVWVKSQSRELKNWRDLGRDKRFAVRGLVAGPPPGERKDLLVQLPPRNEIDVVVDLTAYEKPLPEALDPLIRATQAPKGAA
- a CDS encoding DUF4231 domain-containing protein, with amino-acid sequence MSLQFELLPLVVGVTGHRDLPAEAEEPLRARFGDVLERLQQRFPSMQLLVLSGLAAGADILAAEEAQRRGIAVFACLPMPQSEYEKDFSPDELERFRRVLPRCAEVAVVGTSSRREGGYVDVADFIAYYCHVLVAFWDGLEARGPGGTAQVVELRKGGVPSRVGDALVAYVPDVGPVFQIVTPRRGQTPPSENLSTREIYPERQGWKARTRTTALRAGEQEFEDAIAHVERFNRDLSREPVSAEPNRLAALSDRVDAASNRQQHLTLRSLRGLYIAAALAGAAQLVLPTDGSFHIPSWAGIAARVGFLAIAFIVFAVAKRSDYENRYQDYRAIAEALRVQYAWCCAGLRNRLVEASYLQMQQSELAWIRLALRTAYLITGIGAAQAGDSPSHPASVRWVDGQVEYYEAAGKREEANLHRTERATVAAAAGGFAVSALAFIVGWMLSHHIVSANFALPASSPGALAYWETMPLALGSMLALIIRFYAQQRGFTENARRYQHMFTVFDAAKRRLRDQHSDPSKVLEQLGHEALSEHAAWLILHRERPLSFVHT
- a CDS encoding patatin-like phospholipase family protein, producing MPEARRQMDSHLDKLIDGAGPKKLLSIDGGGIRGLIAIEFLSRIEAILRDRSGRSDLVLGDYFDYVGGTSTGAIVATLISMGFATKEIREFYVTGAHTMFDPSNVFLRLERKVSPNSIWAKLLNSIGMLTSSAMYTQKALAAKIKSVIGTDGDVEATLGTSKLRTLLLIVMRNASSDSPWPISNNPRAKFNRRGLPDCNLDLPLWQLVRASTAAPVFFPPEVINIGDQQFVFVDGAVTVYHNPAFLLFLMATLPPYELQWPTGEDKLLLVSVGTGLSENVNLRLRAQEMNLLYNVQSLPAALIHAATVEQDLLCRVFGKTRAGDALDAEVGDLVGNRAPLSEKLFTYARYNVDLSRQGLDRLGLNAIDEKAVQPFDIEHLDDLQTVGKTAARRCVSPEDFAGFA
- a CDS encoding lipid kinase encodes the protein MKDDLVAPPGEVPRAAPALRRALVLFNDRARRVAPNVTRMLDAIERRGFEIVRPAAPSRSALAEAIRARQHDVDFVIAGGGDGTLNAVLQGLVGTGLPLGLLPLGTANDLARTLKIPSDLDGACDVIAAGHQVRIDVGRVNGVYYFNEASIGLSATLCRQITSEEKKRFGILALLYNAVRLLIKMRRFRALVRMDGGDEFALRTAQLTVGNSQNFGGFIATDDGAIDDRLLDLYSVGFENGWSYFDAMITLLRRKYDEARSVRTLHGRRFEIRTGKPKRIEADGELVTQTPAVFEIVPHAISVFVPAPVVEAPSP
- a CDS encoding YqeG family HAD IIIA-type phosphatase — translated: MKLRNPRQLMRPFRFVAGVSSISLQELADEGIRGIVIDLDNTLVGWKLLEPTPEVAAWVRAALDRGFAVAIVSNNVRAWVKSVATRLGIVTFVHTALKPLPFGVIQAVKQLRVRRSETVVVGDQLFADVLAAKLLGIRAILTEPIVKREHRAMSLIRAFERFILASSTKKSP
- a CDS encoding alkaline phosphatase family protein, giving the protein MIRALIWLAAVIALLTAAWLTYRYFFGDTTRLTEVPPLIPNNTRSSILRSVRPAHVIVIVEENKSNGTIIGNAKAPYLNQLARASALFVNATGVAHPSQPNYLALFAGQTNSDADSCPEKTVPSSAPSLGGALMRSRLTFSGYAEALPRTGFTGCSGGDRNDEYARKHAPWVNFADVPPSSNIPLSSLPSLDKLPTVCFIIPDLENDMHSGSIEKADAWLRRHVEPIVTWANAHNSLVIVAWDESDTTYGNSVPLIIAGARVKPGTYSERVDHYRVLRTIEELYGLPYLGYSANVAPIDDIWKVVQARTRRAS
- a CDS encoding TQO small subunit DoxD, with translation MNDDRTRSLLTVLRIYVGALWLAYGSSKLEPNWAAPNGEFYEAAKFSAGSIHGPMHDFIANVVLPHQQLFGLLIAYGETLVGISLTLGLLTRAGAIGGMFLSANYFFAQGKYQVYLGIESIEALLFVCCALLLAGRTGEYASLDALLFRRRRDETVDEKLVEKAS